Proteins encoded together in one Oreochromis aureus strain Israel breed Guangdong linkage group 23, ZZ_aureus, whole genome shotgun sequence window:
- the mrps9 gene encoding 28S ribosomal protein S9, mitochondrial, whose protein sequence is MAASCVRTVGSFLGKCTKCSSSINTVATQVLLSRQVCVSSALCRKNLAAAGPEKFTLEYIQKQVEEYEIGKRHLANMMGEDSENFTQEDIDKSIAYLFPSSLFEKRARPLMKHPDEIFPKQRAVQWGADGRPFHFLFYTGKQSYYSLMHDLYGKILKIEKHQDRLRAKGLFSQDAQLISLGPSRWLTKEELELLLVETISTHDYDRFIKLMERMLAMPYSSTEEEFVQRYRRQLEAQSMKQMMPPLEKDENGVAFSTAEGRRKTSDSSVILRDCGSGHITINGQDYLQYFPVLQDREQLMFPLQFMGVLGRFNLECTVSGGGRSSQAGALRLAISRALLSFLSEGDGEAMRQAGLLTPDPRVRERKKPGQEGARRKFTWKKR, encoded by the exons ATGGCGGCGTCCTGTGTGCGGACCGTGGGCTCGTTTCTGGGGAAATGTACGAAATGCAGCTCGAGTATAAATACAGTAGCCACGCAG GTGCTGCTGAGCAGGCAGGTATGTGTGAGCTCTGCCCTGTGCAGGAAGAACCTGGCGGCCGCTGGGCCGGAGAAGTTCACCCTGGAGTACATCCAAAAGCAGGTGGAGGAGTATGAAATCGGGAAACGCCACCTGGCCAACATGATGGGAGAAGATTCCGAGAACTTCACCCAGGAGGACATCGAT AAAAGCATCGCGTACCTTTTTCCCTCCAGCCTGTTTGAGAAGAGAGCTCGGCCGCTCATGAAG CATCCTGATGAAATCTTTCCCAAGCAAAGAG CTGTCCAGTGGGGAGCAGACGGGCGGccctttcacttcctgttttacacCGGCAAGCAGTCCTACTACTCCCTCATGCAT GATCTTTATGGCAAAATCCTGAAAATCGAGAAGCACCAAGACCGTCTGAGGGCCAAAGGACTTTTCTCCCAGGATGCCCAGCTGAT CTCCCTCGGCCCGAGCCGGTGGCTGACAAAGGAGGAGCTGGAGCTGTTACTAGTGGAGACCATCTCTACTCATGAT TACGACCGTTTTATCAAGCTGATGGAGCGCATGCTCGCCATGCCGTACAGCAGCACGGAGGAGGAGTTCGTCCAGCGATACCGTCGGCAGCTGGAGGCTCAGTCCATGAAGCAAATGATGCCGCCACTGGAGAAGGATGAAAATGGCGTGGCCTTTAGCACCGCGGAGG GTCGGAGGAAGACGTCAGACTCATCGGTGATCCTGCGGGACTGCGGCTCAGGACACATTACCATCAACGGCCAGGACTACCTCCAGTACTTCCCCGTGCTGCAGGACAG AGAGCAGCTGATGTTCCCGTTGCAGTTCATGGGCGTGCTGGGCCGCTTCAACTTGGAGTGTACGGTGAGCGGCGGGGGCAGGTCGAGCCAGGCGGGGGCGCTGAGACTCGCCATTTCCCGTGCGCTGCTCAGCTTCCTGTCTGAGGGAGACGGGGAGGCGATGAGACAAG ctgGTCTGCTGACCCCTGACCCAAGAGTGAGGGAGAGGAAGAAGCCCGGACAGGAGGGAGCACGACGGAAATTCACCTGGAAGAAGCGCTGA
- the LOC116332369 gene encoding SLAIN motif-containing protein 1-like isoform X3 translates to MTEVDCNSNTLNAELEVKKLQELVRKLERQNEQLRTRAGAGGYCLPSPLPTLLCDSSLGSFSAPEEPFDYFHPHSGRDGAAAAAREEDDEEEEDASEPSVLDELELLDLNSLSCSEESDETWLYMSSKDSRSETTSDALTPLQWCRQALDSPKSEVEAARRSLSLRLEQVSRWRSSLSSPSPSSSPGPPLSRVAGVSPISASPPTKPCSTPRPSERHVPSLSSPLHPVLHRTLSPIGKELSPVAERTPTFLPHPLTRSCSLRHSTLSPQSSMDSDLGASEAEDDSIALGYKLQDLTDVQVMARLQEESLRQDFASTSSVLANRRSQSLTFQLSQLSAGPDLEEEDEEDDEDYGLLPPPQPRLTRLPHSHTFSSIRDWRRSTSSLCTPPSTPSTPPYPSAGFAIQPALQAQSQGLGLGLGLGLGVGSTCAAEQQCFRPGSAEYENKLRRSMPNLVRAPSMPSVPIPANPSASPSLLRNSQSFDSSSGLARLQSSIPSPGQLQNRVQSVGNFTSLSRPPLKATAYVSPTIKGSASMPTSISLQSLNLNGSGGGGGGANSGIPLLSKPAGTPTASNTARSSLPRPASFVGTTSSSPRSKVAQPARSLLTPPKSLSTFSALRDSTWRDGCY, encoded by the exons ATGACGGAGGTGGACTGCAACAGCAACACCCTGAACGCCGAGCTGGAGGTGAAGAAGCTGCAGGAGCTGGTGCGCAAACTGGAGCGGCAGAACGAGCAGCTGCGCACCCGAGCCGGCGCCGGCGGATACTGCCTCCCCAGCCCGCTGCCCACCCTGCTGTGCGACTCGTCCTTGGGCTCGTTCTCCGCCCCCGAGGAGCCTTTCGACTATTTCCACCCGCACAGCGGCAGGGATGGAGCGGCTGCTGCTGCGAGGGAGGAGGacgacgaggaggaggaggatgcatcCGAGCCGTCGGTTCTGGACGAGCTGGAGCTTCTGGATTTGAATTCCCTGAGCTGCTCAGAGGAGTCTGATGAAACCTG GTTATACATGTCATCAAAGGACAGCAGGTCGGAGACCACGAGCGACGCCCTCAcacctctgcagtggtgccgGCAGGCTCTGGACAGCCCCAAATCAGAGGTGGAGGCTGCCAGAAGGTCGCTGTCCCTCCGGCTAGAGCAAG TCTCCAGGTGGCGTAGCTCCCTGTCCAGCccctctccttcctcctctcccGGTCCTCCTCTGAGTCGAGTTGCTGGAGTGTCTCCCATCAGTGCTTCCCCTCCAACCAAGCCCTGCTCCACTCCTCGGCCGTCTGAAAGACACG TTCCTTCCCTCTCCTCCCCGCTCCACCCGGTCCTCCATCGGACTCTCAGTCCCATCGGGAAGGAGCTCTCCCCTGTAGCTGAGAGGACTCCCACCTTCCTCCCTCACCCGCTCACCCGAA GTTGCAGCCTGCGGCACTCCACCCTCAGCCCGCAATCGTCCATGGACAGCGACCTGGGAGCGTCTGAGGCAGAGGATGACTCCATTGCTCTGGGATACAAGCTGCAGGACCTCACTGATGTCCAGGTTATGGCCCGGCTGCAGGAGGAGA GTCTAAGGCAGGACTTCGCCAGCACCTCGTCCGTCCTGGCCAACCGCCGCAGCCAGAGCTTGACCTTCCAGCTCAGCCAGCTCAGCGCCGGTCCCGACCTggaggaggaagacgaggaggaCGACGAAGACTACGGTCTCCTGCCACCGCCACAGCCGCGCCTCACCCGCCTGCCCCACTCCCACACTTTCTCCAGCATCCGAGACTGGCGAAGAAGCACCAGTTCCCTGTGCACCCCTCCTTCCACCCCCTCCACCCCCCCGTACCCTTCCGCTGGGTTCGCCATTCAACCTGCGCTCCAAGCCCAGTCTCAGGGTCTTGGGCTGGGGCTGGGATTGGGGCTGGGAGTGGGCAGCACCTGCGCAGCCGAGCAACAGTGCTTCAGACCAGGATCAG CCGAATATGAGA aTAAGCTGCGGAGGAGCATGCCTAACCTTGTCAGAGCTCCCAGCATGCCCAGTGTGCCCATACCAGCCAATCCCAGTGCTTCCCCTTCTTTGCTTCGTAACAGCCAGAGCTTTGATTCGTCCAGCGGACTGGCTCGACTGCAGTCCTCCA TCCCCTCTCCAGGCCAACTCCAAAACAGAGTCCAGAGTGTCGGGAACTTCACCTCATTGTCACGGCCGCCTCTGAAGGCCACCGCCTACGTCAGTCCTACTATCAAGGGCTCCGCCTCCATGCCCACCTCCATCAGCCTCCAGTCTCTTAATCTGAACGGCAGcggcggtggtggtggtggggccAACAGCGGGATCCCTTTGCTTAGTAAACCTGCAGGAACACCCACCGCCTCAAACACTGCACGCAGCAGCCTGCCCCGCCCTGCCTCCTTTGTCGGTACCACAAGCTCCAGCCCCCGCAGCAAGGTGGCCCAACCAGCACGAAG TTTACTGACTCCTCCAAAGAGCTTGTCCACCTTCAGTGCCCTCCGCGACAGCACCTGGCGAGACGGCTGCTACTGA
- the LOC116332369 gene encoding SLAIN motif-containing protein 1-like isoform X2, translating into MEAAVLNPAIMTEVDCNSNTLNAELEVKKLQELVRKLERQNEQLRTRAGAGGYCLPSPLPTLLCDSSLGSFSAPEEPFDYFHPHSGRDGAAAAAREEDDEEEEDASEPSVLDELELLDLNSLSCSEESDETWLYMSSKDSRSETTSDALTPLQWCRQALDSPKSEVEAARRSLSLRLEQVSRWRSSLSSPSPSSSPGPPLSRVAGVSPISASPPTKPCSTPRPSERHVPSLSSPLHPVLHRTLSPIGKELSPVAERTPTFLPHPLTRSCSLRHSTLSPQSSMDSDLGASEAEDDSIALGYKLQDLTDVQVMARLQEESLRQDFASTSSVLANRRSQSLTFQLSQLSAGPDLEEEDEEDDEDYGLLPPPQPRLTRLPHSHTFSSIRDWRRSTSSLCTPPSTPSTPPYPSAGFAIQPALQAQSQGLGLGLGLGLGVGSTCAAEQQCFRPGSDKLRRSMPNLVRAPSMPSVPIPANPSASPSLLRNSQSFDSSSGLARLQSSIPSPGQLQNRVQSVGNFTSLSRPPLKATAYVSPTIKGSASMPTSISLQSLNLNGSGGGGGGANSGIPLLSKPAGTPTASNTARSSLPRPASFVGTTSSSPRSKVAQPARSLLTPPKSLSTFSALRDSTWRDGCY; encoded by the exons ATGGAGGCGGCCGTGCTGAACCCCGCGATCATGACGGAGGTGGACTGCAACAGCAACACCCTGAACGCCGAGCTGGAGGTGAAGAAGCTGCAGGAGCTGGTGCGCAAACTGGAGCGGCAGAACGAGCAGCTGCGCACCCGAGCCGGCGCCGGCGGATACTGCCTCCCCAGCCCGCTGCCCACCCTGCTGTGCGACTCGTCCTTGGGCTCGTTCTCCGCCCCCGAGGAGCCTTTCGACTATTTCCACCCGCACAGCGGCAGGGATGGAGCGGCTGCTGCTGCGAGGGAGGAGGacgacgaggaggaggaggatgcatcCGAGCCGTCGGTTCTGGACGAGCTGGAGCTTCTGGATTTGAATTCCCTGAGCTGCTCAGAGGAGTCTGATGAAACCTG GTTATACATGTCATCAAAGGACAGCAGGTCGGAGACCACGAGCGACGCCCTCAcacctctgcagtggtgccgGCAGGCTCTGGACAGCCCCAAATCAGAGGTGGAGGCTGCCAGAAGGTCGCTGTCCCTCCGGCTAGAGCAAG TCTCCAGGTGGCGTAGCTCCCTGTCCAGCccctctccttcctcctctcccGGTCCTCCTCTGAGTCGAGTTGCTGGAGTGTCTCCCATCAGTGCTTCCCCTCCAACCAAGCCCTGCTCCACTCCTCGGCCGTCTGAAAGACACG TTCCTTCCCTCTCCTCCCCGCTCCACCCGGTCCTCCATCGGACTCTCAGTCCCATCGGGAAGGAGCTCTCCCCTGTAGCTGAGAGGACTCCCACCTTCCTCCCTCACCCGCTCACCCGAA GTTGCAGCCTGCGGCACTCCACCCTCAGCCCGCAATCGTCCATGGACAGCGACCTGGGAGCGTCTGAGGCAGAGGATGACTCCATTGCTCTGGGATACAAGCTGCAGGACCTCACTGATGTCCAGGTTATGGCCCGGCTGCAGGAGGAGA GTCTAAGGCAGGACTTCGCCAGCACCTCGTCCGTCCTGGCCAACCGCCGCAGCCAGAGCTTGACCTTCCAGCTCAGCCAGCTCAGCGCCGGTCCCGACCTggaggaggaagacgaggaggaCGACGAAGACTACGGTCTCCTGCCACCGCCACAGCCGCGCCTCACCCGCCTGCCCCACTCCCACACTTTCTCCAGCATCCGAGACTGGCGAAGAAGCACCAGTTCCCTGTGCACCCCTCCTTCCACCCCCTCCACCCCCCCGTACCCTTCCGCTGGGTTCGCCATTCAACCTGCGCTCCAAGCCCAGTCTCAGGGTCTTGGGCTGGGGCTGGGATTGGGGCTGGGAGTGGGCAGCACCTGCGCAGCCGAGCAACAGTGCTTCAGACCAGGATCAG aTAAGCTGCGGAGGAGCATGCCTAACCTTGTCAGAGCTCCCAGCATGCCCAGTGTGCCCATACCAGCCAATCCCAGTGCTTCCCCTTCTTTGCTTCGTAACAGCCAGAGCTTTGATTCGTCCAGCGGACTGGCTCGACTGCAGTCCTCCA TCCCCTCTCCAGGCCAACTCCAAAACAGAGTCCAGAGTGTCGGGAACTTCACCTCATTGTCACGGCCGCCTCTGAAGGCCACCGCCTACGTCAGTCCTACTATCAAGGGCTCCGCCTCCATGCCCACCTCCATCAGCCTCCAGTCTCTTAATCTGAACGGCAGcggcggtggtggtggtggggccAACAGCGGGATCCCTTTGCTTAGTAAACCTGCAGGAACACCCACCGCCTCAAACACTGCACGCAGCAGCCTGCCCCGCCCTGCCTCCTTTGTCGGTACCACAAGCTCCAGCCCCCGCAGCAAGGTGGCCCAACCAGCACGAAG TTTACTGACTCCTCCAAAGAGCTTGTCCACCTTCAGTGCCCTCCGCGACAGCACCTGGCGAGACGGCTGCTACTGA
- the LOC116332369 gene encoding SLAIN motif-containing protein 1-like isoform X4, whose protein sequence is MLTCFILDACWCEVPIHCEEMRTAAHLHSSLSFIPTPALIDVEPSRHRWSKRTLIELATSRYFSRWRSSLSSPSPSSSPGPPLSRVAGVSPISASPPTKPCSTPRPSERHVPSLSSPLHPVLHRTLSPIGKELSPVAERTPTFLPHPLTRSCSLRHSTLSPQSSMDSDLGASEAEDDSIALGYKLQDLTDVQVMARLQEESLRQDFASTSSVLANRRSQSLTFQLSQLSAGPDLEEEDEEDDEDYGLLPPPQPRLTRLPHSHTFSSIRDWRRSTSSLCTPPSTPSTPPYPSAGFAIQPALQAQSQGLGLGLGLGLGVGSTCAAEQQCFRPGSAEYENKLRRSMPNLVRAPSMPSVPIPANPSASPSLLRNSQSFDSSSGLARLQSSIPSPGQLQNRVQSVGNFTSLSRPPLKATAYVSPTIKGSASMPTSISLQSLNLNGSGGGGGGANSGIPLLSKPAGTPTASNTARSSLPRPASFVGTTSSSPRSKVAQPARSLLTPPKSLSTFSALRDSTWRDGCY, encoded by the exons ATGTTAACATGCTTCATTTTGGATGCTTGCTGGTGTGAAGTACCAATTCATTGTGAGGAAATGAGGACTGCAGCTCATTTACACTCTAGTTTGTCCTTTATTCCCACTCCTGCACTCATTGATGTAGAGCCATCGAGGCACAGGTGGAGTAAAAGGACATTAATCGAGTTGGCAACAAGTCGTTACT TCTCCAGGTGGCGTAGCTCCCTGTCCAGCccctctccttcctcctctcccGGTCCTCCTCTGAGTCGAGTTGCTGGAGTGTCTCCCATCAGTGCTTCCCCTCCAACCAAGCCCTGCTCCACTCCTCGGCCGTCTGAAAGACACG TTCCTTCCCTCTCCTCCCCGCTCCACCCGGTCCTCCATCGGACTCTCAGTCCCATCGGGAAGGAGCTCTCCCCTGTAGCTGAGAGGACTCCCACCTTCCTCCCTCACCCGCTCACCCGAA GTTGCAGCCTGCGGCACTCCACCCTCAGCCCGCAATCGTCCATGGACAGCGACCTGGGAGCGTCTGAGGCAGAGGATGACTCCATTGCTCTGGGATACAAGCTGCAGGACCTCACTGATGTCCAGGTTATGGCCCGGCTGCAGGAGGAGA GTCTAAGGCAGGACTTCGCCAGCACCTCGTCCGTCCTGGCCAACCGCCGCAGCCAGAGCTTGACCTTCCAGCTCAGCCAGCTCAGCGCCGGTCCCGACCTggaggaggaagacgaggaggaCGACGAAGACTACGGTCTCCTGCCACCGCCACAGCCGCGCCTCACCCGCCTGCCCCACTCCCACACTTTCTCCAGCATCCGAGACTGGCGAAGAAGCACCAGTTCCCTGTGCACCCCTCCTTCCACCCCCTCCACCCCCCCGTACCCTTCCGCTGGGTTCGCCATTCAACCTGCGCTCCAAGCCCAGTCTCAGGGTCTTGGGCTGGGGCTGGGATTGGGGCTGGGAGTGGGCAGCACCTGCGCAGCCGAGCAACAGTGCTTCAGACCAGGATCAG CCGAATATGAGA aTAAGCTGCGGAGGAGCATGCCTAACCTTGTCAGAGCTCCCAGCATGCCCAGTGTGCCCATACCAGCCAATCCCAGTGCTTCCCCTTCTTTGCTTCGTAACAGCCAGAGCTTTGATTCGTCCAGCGGACTGGCTCGACTGCAGTCCTCCA TCCCCTCTCCAGGCCAACTCCAAAACAGAGTCCAGAGTGTCGGGAACTTCACCTCATTGTCACGGCCGCCTCTGAAGGCCACCGCCTACGTCAGTCCTACTATCAAGGGCTCCGCCTCCATGCCCACCTCCATCAGCCTCCAGTCTCTTAATCTGAACGGCAGcggcggtggtggtggtggggccAACAGCGGGATCCCTTTGCTTAGTAAACCTGCAGGAACACCCACCGCCTCAAACACTGCACGCAGCAGCCTGCCCCGCCCTGCCTCCTTTGTCGGTACCACAAGCTCCAGCCCCCGCAGCAAGGTGGCCCAACCAGCACGAAG TTTACTGACTCCTCCAAAGAGCTTGTCCACCTTCAGTGCCCTCCGCGACAGCACCTGGCGAGACGGCTGCTACTGA
- the LOC116332369 gene encoding SLAIN motif-containing protein 1-like isoform X1, which translates to MEAAVLNPAIMTEVDCNSNTLNAELEVKKLQELVRKLERQNEQLRTRAGAGGYCLPSPLPTLLCDSSLGSFSAPEEPFDYFHPHSGRDGAAAAAREEDDEEEEDASEPSVLDELELLDLNSLSCSEESDETWLYMSSKDSRSETTSDALTPLQWCRQALDSPKSEVEAARRSLSLRLEQVSRWRSSLSSPSPSSSPGPPLSRVAGVSPISASPPTKPCSTPRPSERHVPSLSSPLHPVLHRTLSPIGKELSPVAERTPTFLPHPLTRSCSLRHSTLSPQSSMDSDLGASEAEDDSIALGYKLQDLTDVQVMARLQEESLRQDFASTSSVLANRRSQSLTFQLSQLSAGPDLEEEDEEDDEDYGLLPPPQPRLTRLPHSHTFSSIRDWRRSTSSLCTPPSTPSTPPYPSAGFAIQPALQAQSQGLGLGLGLGLGVGSTCAAEQQCFRPGSAEYENKLRRSMPNLVRAPSMPSVPIPANPSASPSLLRNSQSFDSSSGLARLQSSIPSPGQLQNRVQSVGNFTSLSRPPLKATAYVSPTIKGSASMPTSISLQSLNLNGSGGGGGGANSGIPLLSKPAGTPTASNTARSSLPRPASFVGTTSSSPRSKVAQPARSLLTPPKSLSTFSALRDSTWRDGCY; encoded by the exons ATGGAGGCGGCCGTGCTGAACCCCGCGATCATGACGGAGGTGGACTGCAACAGCAACACCCTGAACGCCGAGCTGGAGGTGAAGAAGCTGCAGGAGCTGGTGCGCAAACTGGAGCGGCAGAACGAGCAGCTGCGCACCCGAGCCGGCGCCGGCGGATACTGCCTCCCCAGCCCGCTGCCCACCCTGCTGTGCGACTCGTCCTTGGGCTCGTTCTCCGCCCCCGAGGAGCCTTTCGACTATTTCCACCCGCACAGCGGCAGGGATGGAGCGGCTGCTGCTGCGAGGGAGGAGGacgacgaggaggaggaggatgcatcCGAGCCGTCGGTTCTGGACGAGCTGGAGCTTCTGGATTTGAATTCCCTGAGCTGCTCAGAGGAGTCTGATGAAACCTG GTTATACATGTCATCAAAGGACAGCAGGTCGGAGACCACGAGCGACGCCCTCAcacctctgcagtggtgccgGCAGGCTCTGGACAGCCCCAAATCAGAGGTGGAGGCTGCCAGAAGGTCGCTGTCCCTCCGGCTAGAGCAAG TCTCCAGGTGGCGTAGCTCCCTGTCCAGCccctctccttcctcctctcccGGTCCTCCTCTGAGTCGAGTTGCTGGAGTGTCTCCCATCAGTGCTTCCCCTCCAACCAAGCCCTGCTCCACTCCTCGGCCGTCTGAAAGACACG TTCCTTCCCTCTCCTCCCCGCTCCACCCGGTCCTCCATCGGACTCTCAGTCCCATCGGGAAGGAGCTCTCCCCTGTAGCTGAGAGGACTCCCACCTTCCTCCCTCACCCGCTCACCCGAA GTTGCAGCCTGCGGCACTCCACCCTCAGCCCGCAATCGTCCATGGACAGCGACCTGGGAGCGTCTGAGGCAGAGGATGACTCCATTGCTCTGGGATACAAGCTGCAGGACCTCACTGATGTCCAGGTTATGGCCCGGCTGCAGGAGGAGA GTCTAAGGCAGGACTTCGCCAGCACCTCGTCCGTCCTGGCCAACCGCCGCAGCCAGAGCTTGACCTTCCAGCTCAGCCAGCTCAGCGCCGGTCCCGACCTggaggaggaagacgaggaggaCGACGAAGACTACGGTCTCCTGCCACCGCCACAGCCGCGCCTCACCCGCCTGCCCCACTCCCACACTTTCTCCAGCATCCGAGACTGGCGAAGAAGCACCAGTTCCCTGTGCACCCCTCCTTCCACCCCCTCCACCCCCCCGTACCCTTCCGCTGGGTTCGCCATTCAACCTGCGCTCCAAGCCCAGTCTCAGGGTCTTGGGCTGGGGCTGGGATTGGGGCTGGGAGTGGGCAGCACCTGCGCAGCCGAGCAACAGTGCTTCAGACCAGGATCAG CCGAATATGAGA aTAAGCTGCGGAGGAGCATGCCTAACCTTGTCAGAGCTCCCAGCATGCCCAGTGTGCCCATACCAGCCAATCCCAGTGCTTCCCCTTCTTTGCTTCGTAACAGCCAGAGCTTTGATTCGTCCAGCGGACTGGCTCGACTGCAGTCCTCCA TCCCCTCTCCAGGCCAACTCCAAAACAGAGTCCAGAGTGTCGGGAACTTCACCTCATTGTCACGGCCGCCTCTGAAGGCCACCGCCTACGTCAGTCCTACTATCAAGGGCTCCGCCTCCATGCCCACCTCCATCAGCCTCCAGTCTCTTAATCTGAACGGCAGcggcggtggtggtggtggggccAACAGCGGGATCCCTTTGCTTAGTAAACCTGCAGGAACACCCACCGCCTCAAACACTGCACGCAGCAGCCTGCCCCGCCCTGCCTCCTTTGTCGGTACCACAAGCTCCAGCCCCCGCAGCAAGGTGGCCCAACCAGCACGAAG TTTACTGACTCCTCCAAAGAGCTTGTCCACCTTCAGTGCCCTCCGCGACAGCACCTGGCGAGACGGCTGCTACTGA